The Desulfovibrio sp. region TTCTGAAACCTGACGGAAAAACACCCGCTGATACAGCCACAGCATGTACCAGGCGCCCAGTATCAGGCCCGACGATGCGACCACCGCCGCCCACGGCGCGCGTTCAAACCCGCCGAGCAGGATCAGAAATTCGCCAACAAAACCGTTGGTGCCGGGCAGGCCCACAGCCGCCAGCGTAAAGAGCATGAAAAAGGCCGCCAGCAACGGCATGACCGAGGCAAGACCGCCGTAAACCCTTATTTCACGTGTATGGGTGCGGTCGTACAGCATGCCCACGCCCAGAAAGAGCGCGCCTGTCACAATGCCATGGTTGATCATCTGCAAAATGGAGCCTTCCACGCCCTTTTGCGTAAGGGCAAAAAGGCCAAGGGTCACGAAGCCCATGTGGCTTACCGAGCTGTAGGCAATGAGCCTTTTGACGTCAGTCTGCGCAAGGCAGACCAGCGCGCCGTACACAATGGCAATGACAGAAAGCACCAGCATCGGTTTGAGCAGCACCCACGCCGCATAGGGAAACAGCGGCAGGGAAAAGCGCAAAAAGCCGTACGCGCCCATTTTGATGAGCACGCCCGCCAGAATTACCGAGGCTGCCGTGGGCGCTTCGGTATGTGCGTCGGGTAGCCACGTATGCACAGGCCACATGGGAACCTTGACCGCAAAGGCCGCAAAAAACGCCCAGAAAAGCAGCAGTTGCAGCCGGGGGTCAAAGGTGTTGCGGGCAAGGACTGCGACATCAAAAGTATGCCCGCCCTTGAGGTACAGCGTAATGATGCCAAGCAGCATGAGCAGGCTGCCCAGCAGGGTGTACAGAAAGAATTTTACCGTGGCGTAAATGCGGCGCGGCCCGCCCCACACGCCGATAAGCAGAAACATGGGAATGAGCATCGCTTCCCAGAAGATATAGAACAGCATGAGGTCTGTGGCGCAAAATACGCCCACCATGGCGCTTTCAAGCAGCAACAGGCTGATGAAAAATTCCTTGGTCTTGACCTTGATGCTTTTGTACGAAACCGCCACGCCCATAAGGGTAATAAGGGCCGTCAGCGGCAGAAACAGTACGCTTATGCCGTCCACCCCAAGGGCGTAATTTATGTTCAGGCTCTCGATCCAGGGCTGGTTTTCCACCAGCTGCATCCGCCACAGACTTTTGTCAAAGCGGCTCAGGGCCACAAGGCTGAGGCACAGCTCAAGCAGGCACACGGCAAGCGCGCCAAGCTTGATGGCCAGCTCGTTACGGCGCGAAACAGCCAGCAGGGAAAGCCCACCCGCCAGAGGCACAATGATGAGCAAGGAAAGAACAGGTACAGACATGCGATCTCCCCGCCGTGGTTAGGAAAAAATGCCCAGTTGCAGCGCCAGCAGCAGCGCGGTAACGCCGCCAGCCAGCCATGTCAGATAGTGCGCCACCTGCCCGTCCTGAAGCCTGCGCAGGCTTGTGGAGAGTCTGCCGATGGCGCGCGGCACGCCGTTGACCACGCCTTCTATGCCGCGCGTGTCCACCACGCCCAGCAGCACCTTGTCTGCCAGCCACAGCGCGGGGCGCACCAGACAGGCCACATAGATTTCGTCCACCCAGTACTTGCGCGAAAACAGGCGGTACAGGCCCGAAAAGGCGCTGGCCACCCTGCCCGGCAGTTCCGGCCTGCGGCAGTACATAAACCATGCAAGGCTGATGCCCGCCACACCCGCAGCCACAGAAACCGCCATGAGCCCAAGCTCTCCAGCCTCAGAAACATGCATATGCGGGTGCCCCGTAACCGGCGCGAGAAACTCTGCCCAGTGGTTGGAACCGCCCAGCACATGCGGAATGCCCAGCCAGCCAGAGGCCACAGCCCCCACGGCCAGAACCAGCAGGGGAACAGTGACCACAAGCGGCGATTCATGCAGATGATCGCGCTGGTGATGCGTACCCCGAAACTCGCCCGTGAACACACTGAAATACAGACGGAAGGAATAAAAAGCCGTCATGAATGCCACCAGCACGCCTACGCCCCAGGCCAGATAGCCCGTGAACGTCCCGGCGTTGAAGGCCATAAGCAGAATTTCATCCTTGCTGAAAAACCCTGCCAGCCCCGGCACACCCGCAATGGAGAGTGAGGCCAGCAAAAAGGTTGCGTTGGTCACGGGCATGTATTTGCCAAGGCCGCCCATGGAACGCATGTCCTGCTCGTGGTGCATGCCCAGAATCACCGAGCCACAGCCCAGGAACAGCAAGGCCTTGAAAAAAGCGTGGGTAAACAGGTGGAACACGCCCGCCCCGTAAGCACCCACGCCGCAGGCAATAAACATGTAGGCCAGCTGGCTGATGGTGGAATAGGCCACCACCCTTTTGATGTCTGTCTGGGTAAGGGCGATGGTGGCGGCAAACAGGGTTGTTACCGCGCCCACCACGGTAATTACCGCCAGAGCTGTGGATGAGAGGGCAAACAGGGCATTGCAGCGCGCCAGCATAAACACACCCGCCGTAACCATTGTGGCCGCGTGGATGAGCGCGCTCACCGGGGTGGGGCCTTCCATGGCATCGGGCAGCCACACATGCAGGGGCAGCTGGGCAGACTTGCCCACCGCGCCGCAGAACAGCAGCAGACAGATGAGCGTGGGAGCGCTGACCGTATAGCCGCACAGGGTGAAGCTCATGCCCTCAAGCACGGTTGCCTGGGGCAAAACGTCCGCATAGTGCAGGCTGCCAAAGATGGTGAAGATGCAAAACAGGCCCAGCAAAAAGCCAAAGTCGCCAAACCTGTTGACGATAAAGGCCTTTTTGCCAGCGTCAGAGGCAGAATCCTTTTCATAGTAAAAACCGATGAGCAGGTAGGACGAAAGGCCCACAGCCTCCCAGCCAAAGAAGAGCTGCAAAAAGTTGTTGCCCATGACAAGCATGAGCATGGAAAAGGAAAACAGGCCAAGATAGGCAAAAAAGCGGTAGTAGCCTTTTTCACCCCGCATGTAGCCCACGGAATAAATGTGTACCAGGGTGCTCACGCTGGTAACCACCACCAGCATCACCGCCGTGAGCTGATCTACCAGAAAGCCAAAGGTCACGCGCAGGTTGCCAGAGGCTATCCATGTGTGGATATCGGAGTTGACCACAGTGCCGCCCAGCACATCGCGCAGGGCCATCAGGGCGCAGACCAGCGACGTGGCGATACCCGCAATGGGCAGCCAGTGCGCTCGTTCGCCCCAGTAGCGGCCACAGATCAGGGTAAGCACAAAGGCCAGCAGGGGGCAAAAGGGAATAAGCAGCAAATATATTGGCATGTTACCCCCGCATGATGGTGATGTGTTCACTACGCACGCTTCTGCGGCTGCGGAACAGGCAGATCACAATGCCCAGCCCCACGGCTGCCTCGCAGGCGGCCACGGTAATGATGAACACGGTAAAAGCCTGCCCGCGCAGTGCGTCCATAAAATAGCTCATGGCAACCAGATTGAGGTTCACGCCATTGAGCATCAGCTCGAGCGAAAGCAGCATGACAATAACATTGCGACGCGTGAGAAACCCGGCCACGCCTATGCAAAACAGCACCGTTGCCAGCGCCATGTACCACGAAAGGGGAATCACGCCGCGCCTCCTTGGTCTTTATTGCCGCACGCGCATGTGCCGCCCTCGCCCGCCTGAGTCTGAATCTCGGCATCTGTGGCAGAAGGTTGTTTGCGCGCAAGGGTCAGGGCCGCCACCAGCGCTATGAGCAGCAGCACGCCCGCAATTTCAAGCGAGAGAAAATGGTGGGTAAACAGCTCGCGGCTCAGGGCTCTGGTGTGTGTTACCTCGCGCAACGTTTCCAGCGGCCACGGTCCCTTGCCACCCGGCACAAAACCAGCCACGCCCCACAGCATGCCGCCGCACAGGGCAGCAGCCAGCGCGTAGCCCACAATGGGTTTTGGCGTAAGGGCTGGCAGGCGCAGTTCTTTTTGCAGGTTCACCAAAAAGAGCACAAAGAGGTACATGACCAGAATGGCCCCGGCGTAAACGATAATCTGTATGGCAGCCAGAAATTCAGCCTGCAGGGTCAGGTACACTGCCGCCATGTGGAAAAAGAGCACCAGCACAAGCAACACGCAGTGGATGGGATTGCGCAGAGTTATGGCCAGCACACCGCACACCGTTATGACAAAGGCGCAGTAGAGAAAAAATATTTCACCAAACACGGTTCCACCTCCGCAGTGGACTTGCGCTCCGTTCCAGAATGCCTCTGTGTCGAGGCCAAGCTTCCATCTGGCCCGCCTTTGCGCTTGGGTATGCCACGTTCAAAAGCCAGCTCATGCCTCTGCCCCGCCCTGCCCCGATGTGGGGCTTTTCTGATTCTGGGGGCTTTCTGCATTTTTTTGCACGGTACGGTGGTTTACACCCACCCACTGCTCGGTTCCGTTCCATTCCGAATCCACAGGCACGCGCTTGGCATGGGCAAGCATGCCTTCGGGCATATTGCGGGGACGGCACAGGGGGTTCACGTAACCTGCCATGTCACCCTTTTGGGCAGCAAAGTCGTCCCAGTTATCCAGCAGGGCCTGCTTGTCAAACCTGAAGGCGGCGCGACCATTGGCGGCGTAGGCATAGACCTCTGTAAGCACGATGGCGTTTACCGGGCAGACTTCGGCACAGTAGCCGCAAAAAATGCAGCGTAAGGCGTCAATATTGTAGGCATCTACCACGCGGCTGTTATCTGCGGCGCGGCTCCAGCGAATGCGTATGCAGTGCGAGGGGCACACGCGCGCACAACGCATGCAGGCCACGCAACGGCTTTCACCGGTTTCGGCATCGCGCACCAAGGCATGCCGCCCGCGAAAGCCAGCGGCAACCACCGGTTTTTCTTCCGGGTACTGACGCGTGATGGGTTTGTTGAACATGCGCCGCAAGGTCAGAGCCATGCCCTGGGCTATTTCTGTCTGCAACAGGGTTTGCAGCCAGTTGCGAGGCGCTTTGTACTGAATCTGCATCATTGCTCTCCTCATCAAGGGCCTAGGGCCTGTTAACACTATGAGAAATTTTGTTCCCTACCAGGAAAGGAGCCTTTTTATGAAGAGAGTGTACTCTTCCGGTACTCGACCGGAATAAAAAGGCTTCCTGACGCAGGCAGAGGGGAAAGGAGCCATAGTATTAACAGGCCCTAACCCAGCAGGGCCTTGCCAAGGGCTGTGATAACAATATTGAAGAGCGCCAGGGGGATCAGCACCTTCCAGCCGAGAGCCATAAGCTGGTCGTAACGGTAGCGGGGCAAGGTCGCCCGCACCCAGAAAAAGAAGAACATGACCCCGTAAACCTTGAGCACCAGCCAGAACGGCGGGAAAAAGCCCACCTCGACCGGGCCGCGCCAGCCGCCCAGAAAACACACCACGCCCACCGTGGCCATCACAAACATGGAGGTGTATTCGGCCATGAAAAACAGGGCGTAGCGCATGCCGCTGTATTCCGTGCAATAGCCGGAAACAAGCTCGCTCTCCGCTTCGGGCAGGTCAAAGGGAACACGGTTGGTTTCTGCCAGCATGGCCACGCAAAAAATGAAAAAGCCAATGCACTGTCGAAAGGCGAACATGCCAAAAAATGACTGCCCCTGCGCCGCCACAATGTCGCCCAGATTGAGCGAACCAGAGAGCAGCATCACGCCCACAAGGCTCAGACCCATGGCAATTTCGTAGCTGATAACCTGAGCCGAAGCGCGCAGCCCGCCAAGAAAGCTGAATTTCGAGTTGGAGGCCCAGCCCGCCAGCACCACGCCGTAGCCGCCAAGAGAACTCATGGCAAAAACAAAGAGCAGGCCGATATTGATGTTGGAGAGCGCCCAGCCCTCTGCCCACGGCAGGATTGCCAGCGAGGCAAAGGCGGGCACAAGGCAGATGATGGGGGCCAGCATGAAAATGGGCTTGTCTGCCGCAGAAGGAATGATGTCTTCCTTGAAAAAGCTCTTGATGCCGTCTGCGATGGGTTGCAGCAAACCAAGCCAGCCCACCCGGGTTGGCCCCATGCGCATTTGCATATGACCGATGACCTTGCGCTCAAAGTATGTGGCGTAGGCCACATGCAGCAGCACAATCACCAGAAGCACGACAAGTTGCAGCACAATTACCAGAACATTCATGGTTTCCCTGCCAGATTTATTGTAGCCGTAAACCCGTTATTATCCTTGGCCGTTTCATTGCTGAAAGGCCCTAGCGGTCTGATTCTCCCAGCACCACGTCCATGCTGCCGATATTGGCGATGAGGTCGGCGATCAGCCCGCCGGGGGCGATGCTGGCCAGCGCTCCAATGTGGATGAATGACGGCCCGCGCACGTGCATGCGGTAGGGCCTGCTGCTGCCGTCGCTTACAAAGTAGAAGCCAAGCTCACCCTTGGGAGCCTCGGTGGCCACATACACATCGCCGGGCATATAGATGTTGTTGCCGTGTATGACCTGCCGCAGGCTGCCGCCCGCAAGCGCGGTTTCGGGCTGGCTGCGCCACTCCCTGTAGGGCATGAGCAGGTCGGGGGCATCGGCGGCAAGCGTTGCGCCGGGGGGCAGATTGTCCACACACTGCTGCAAGATACGCACAGACTGGCGCATTTCTTCCATGCGGCAGCGGTACCGCGCGTAAATGTCACCGTCGCTGCCCAGAGGAACTTCAAAATCCACCAGATCATAGGCATCATAAGGTTCGTGCTTGCGCACGTCGTAATCCACGCCCGAACCGCGCAGGCAGGCCCCGGTAAGGCCCAGCGCCAGCGCTTCATCGCCGCTCAGAACGCCCACGCCCACAGTACGCTGCAACCAGATGCGGTTGGTGTCGAGCAGGGTTTCGTATTCTTCAATGCGCTTGGGAAAGATGTGCAAAAAGTCCTGCAAACCACCCATGAAGCGGCCGGTCACGTCCTGCCGCACGCCGCCGATACGCGGGTAGGTCAGGGTGAGGCGCGCGCCGC contains the following coding sequences:
- a CDS encoding NADH-quinone oxidoreductase subunit M, with the protein product MSVPVLSLLIIVPLAGGLSLLAVSRRNELAIKLGALAVCLLELCLSLVALSRFDKSLWRMQLVENQPWIESLNINYALGVDGISVLFLPLTALITLMGVAVSYKSIKVKTKEFFISLLLLESAMVGVFCATDLMLFYIFWEAMLIPMFLLIGVWGGPRRIYATVKFFLYTLLGSLLMLLGIITLYLKGGHTFDVAVLARNTFDPRLQLLLFWAFFAAFAVKVPMWPVHTWLPDAHTEAPTAASVILAGVLIKMGAYGFLRFSLPLFPYAAWVLLKPMLVLSVIAIVYGALVCLAQTDVKRLIAYSSVSHMGFVTLGLFALTQKGVEGSILQMINHGIVTGALFLGVGMLYDRTHTREIRVYGGLASVMPLLAAFFMLFTLAAVGLPGTNGFVGEFLILLGGFERAPWAAVVASSGLILGAWYMLWLYQRVFFRQVSETVSGLIGERLDLREVAILLVMAVLIIGIGIFPNALLEYMHATVEHLVANTQQAFAAYSSY
- the nuoL gene encoding NADH-quinone oxidoreductase subunit L, producing MPIYLLLIPFCPLLAFVLTLICGRYWGERAHWLPIAGIATSLVCALMALRDVLGGTVVNSDIHTWIASGNLRVTFGFLVDQLTAVMLVVVTSVSTLVHIYSVGYMRGEKGYYRFFAYLGLFSFSMLMLVMGNNFLQLFFGWEAVGLSSYLLIGFYYEKDSASDAGKKAFIVNRFGDFGFLLGLFCIFTIFGSLHYADVLPQATVLEGMSFTLCGYTVSAPTLICLLLFCGAVGKSAQLPLHVWLPDAMEGPTPVSALIHAATMVTAGVFMLARCNALFALSSTALAVITVVGAVTTLFAATIALTQTDIKRVVAYSTISQLAYMFIACGVGAYGAGVFHLFTHAFFKALLFLGCGSVILGMHHEQDMRSMGGLGKYMPVTNATFLLASLSIAGVPGLAGFFSKDEILLMAFNAGTFTGYLAWGVGVLVAFMTAFYSFRLYFSVFTGEFRGTHHQRDHLHESPLVVTVPLLVLAVGAVASGWLGIPHVLGGSNHWAEFLAPVTGHPHMHVSEAGELGLMAVSVAAGVAGISLAWFMYCRRPELPGRVASAFSGLYRLFSRKYWVDEIYVACLVRPALWLADKVLLGVVDTRGIEGVVNGVPRAIGRLSTSLRRLQDGQVAHYLTWLAGGVTALLLALQLGIFS
- the nuoK gene encoding NADH-quinone oxidoreductase subunit NuoK, with amino-acid sequence MPLSWYMALATVLFCIGVAGFLTRRNVIVMLLSLELMLNGVNLNLVAMSYFMDALRGQAFTVFIITVAACEAAVGLGIVICLFRSRRSVRSEHITIMRG
- a CDS encoding NADH-quinone oxidoreductase subunit J, coding for MFGEIFFLYCAFVITVCGVLAITLRNPIHCVLLVLVLFFHMAAVYLTLQAEFLAAIQIIVYAGAILVMYLFVLFLVNLQKELRLPALTPKPIVGYALAAALCGGMLWGVAGFVPGGKGPWPLETLREVTHTRALSRELFTHHFLSLEIAGVLLLIALVAALTLARKQPSATDAEIQTQAGEGGTCACGNKDQGGAA
- the nuoI gene encoding NADH-quinone oxidoreductase subunit NuoI; the encoded protein is MMQIQYKAPRNWLQTLLQTEIAQGMALTLRRMFNKPITRQYPEEKPVVAAGFRGRHALVRDAETGESRCVACMRCARVCPSHCIRIRWSRAADNSRVVDAYNIDALRCIFCGYCAEVCPVNAIVLTEVYAYAANGRAAFRFDKQALLDNWDDFAAQKGDMAGYVNPLCRPRNMPEGMLAHAKRVPVDSEWNGTEQWVGVNHRTVQKNAESPQNQKSPTSGQGGAEA
- the nuoH gene encoding NADH-quinone oxidoreductase subunit NuoH; this translates as MNVLVIVLQLVVLLVIVLLHVAYATYFERKVIGHMQMRMGPTRVGWLGLLQPIADGIKSFFKEDIIPSAADKPIFMLAPIICLVPAFASLAILPWAEGWALSNINIGLLFVFAMSSLGGYGVVLAGWASNSKFSFLGGLRASAQVISYEIAMGLSLVGVMLLSGSLNLGDIVAAQGQSFFGMFAFRQCIGFFIFCVAMLAETNRVPFDLPEAESELVSGYCTEYSGMRYALFFMAEYTSMFVMATVGVVCFLGGWRGPVEVGFFPPFWLVLKVYGVMFFFFWVRATLPRYRYDQLMALGWKVLIPLALFNIVITALGKALLG
- the nuoD gene encoding NADH dehydrogenase (quinone) subunit D yields the protein MSEIRKESIECPVRHGQPVGRQSMQELLGGNAPEGEDDFDCFDEGDEDRTSLRLGPQHPATHGVLRLDLELEGETILSCDPQVGYLHRGFEKMAETFTYAQALTLTDRLDYIAAMSNNTGYCLAVEKLLGVEAPMRARYIRTIACEMSRLCSHLLWLATHALDIGAMTVFLYCFREREMLLDLFEDLCGARLTLTYPRIGGVRQDVTGRFMGGLQDFLHIFPKRIEEYETLLDTNRIWLQRTVGVGVLSGDEALALGLTGACLRGSGVDYDVRKHEPYDAYDLVDFEVPLGSDGDIYARYRCRMEEMRQSVRILQQCVDNLPPGATLAADAPDLLMPYREWRSQPETALAGGSLRQVIHGNNIYMPGDVYVATEAPKGELGFYFVSDGSSRPYRMHVRGPSFIHIGALASIAPGGLIADLIANIGSMDVVLGESDR